The Delphinus delphis chromosome 13, mDelDel1.2, whole genome shotgun sequence DNA window CCATGGTGAAGAACTCATAGACGGTTCAGTACAGTAAAGCTTTAACGATATGCTAgtagataaaaaaataattgagtcGCCAACCTTGATTTTTGAGAGGAGTATAAGGGGCAGGGTTGGGTTAAACAGAGCATAAACAGATGGTTTCAAACTTTCCTGGATGACTTGCAACCTTGTATGCAGTTCCCACAACTGAGTTGTATCTTGAAAGATGCTCTGGAGTGAAAGTTGAACAAAGATGGGAAGGGTGGTGCAAGCAGCAGGGAGCTAGCTGTGTGGCAAGGTTTtgagttgagaaacactgctggcCATGCAGGAGCCTCATGCAGCATGGTGTTTTCAGGGGGTAAAACTCGGGGCCACAACGGGGAGAGGTAATGCCCgtgtggggggaggggccagTCCTCACAGCAAACAGATGACATCACTCACAATAGTGGGGATAAGATTGAAGCTGGGGAGACCAGATCTTACCTTATGGTCCTGGCAAGGGTTAGGCATGAATCCCTCCTTAGGCACTTCAACCATTCATTTGCATTCAACCCACAAACATTCCCTGAGCCCCTTTGGGAAGCAAGACATCCATGTTGGCAGAAGGAATGAGAGCAGAAACAGCTGGGACAGCGAGCCAGGGAAAGGAACTCCAAGCTATAGCTTTTAACAAGTCCTCAGCGGTGGTCAGGTAAACACAGCAGGCACAGGCACATTCTTTTGGAAACTAACTTATTAACCAGGTGGACTGCATAGACTGCAGATCTCAATTTGGCACTTCATTGGTGCACAGGATGATCAAAGCTTTAATTGTGCAGAGAAACATAGCACCCAGAGATGTAAACTCTGCATCCGGAAGGAAACTGAAAAGGTGACTTCCTTTGGGCTACCCCCACCCAACCTGTATATCCTCTGAAATGCAAAAGCATGGTATGTTCTTTAGATGGGGGTGCGGGATCCCATTCATTCCATTTCTAGAAGCAGATGTTGCATTTCTGGGTTTGCCATTCTGGgacatggttttttttgttttgttttgttttgtttgcggtaggcgggcctctcactgttgtggcctctcccgttgcagagcacaggctccggacacgcaggctcagcagccatggctcacgggcctagccgctccgcggcatgtgggatcttcccggaccggggcatgaacccgtgtcccctgcatcggcaggcggactctcaaccactgcgccaccagggaagccctgggacatAGATTTTTACAAGGCGCACAGCTACACTGAATTCTCAGCAAGATTCACTGGAGAAGGTGAAGTTTGGCAATGTCCACGGAAGGTCCCTAAAGCCCAGGCTGAGGACAGGAACATCTGGTCTGCAGAGTCTGCAGGAAGGCCCAGGCTGGACCAGCTGCCAGCTCCTCCCCACCAGCCTGAACATGGGCATCGGGAGCAGGGCCTCCGGGCTGAGCCCTCCACCCTGATTTGGGCAGCCGAGATACAAAACATGAATCAGAGGCCCTGAAGACAGGAACATCCCACCTCCCAGGTTCCCTAAAGTCCCCACCTCATAAACCAACCCCTgctgcccagggtggcccagaaTGCCGGAGGAGGGTAAAGGGAAGTAGAGAAGTCATGTTTGAGAGACAacgctcttcatttatttgtcgTAAGGATGGGGAAGAGGACCGTGAGGTCACAGGCCTGTCTTCATGTGGGGGTGCCAGAAGCTGGTATCCACCAGGCCCTCACTCTGCCAGGAGGCCTCTCTGGAAGGGGCTGCCAGCTCACAGATGCCCTGGATGCCCTCCACGCCAATCATAAAAAGGTCATGACTGTCCCCTTCTTGCCGATCTGCCAGGGCTCCAAGGGGAGAAAGCGGATAATTATCCTtcaggagacagagaaaaagatgtCATCAGCTCCTTGGCTAATGCCTCACATTCCAAGACCCCTAGCCAGGTACTCCCACCATGGGCTCTCAGGCCAGCCTGCCTTAGCCCACCAGGCATTTTGCAAGCCTGTCTCAACCCATTAATGCTCTCTGCCCAACCCCCGACAGGGCAGTGGGCATGTCAAGGTTGGGATGGTGACtgcacatcatcatcacccaccAAGAACAGACTCTCAACATGGCGGCCTCTGTGGTCACTGTATGCTCTGTCTGTGGGTTCACAGGGGAGCCCTGTCTTCCAAACTGCAGGCCCCATGGGGGCATGCGCAGTGCCCAAGCTGCCTGTTTTTGCAAAGCCTGGCTCAAGAAGGCCAGGCACGAGATGACTCTCCCACCACCCCTGTGATGTCTATGGAGTGAGTGAGTGTGCCCCTCTCACAGAAGTGATAGGAAGTTCCTTGTGAAGAAACAGGATACCTGGGATAGCCTGGTACCAAGGAGGTATATGTGACAAcctgttttcccatttgtaaatagGCATAAAGGAGGTATCTACCTCCTGGGGATGGCATGTCCACACGAGGGGTATGGAGAGGGGGACAAAACTTCTAAGGATCAAATGGGATCAGGCATGTGAGTTACCTATGGagtatctggcacatggtaaattaCACATTACTTATGTTGTTAGAATTATTATCACTCCCCAGCTTGAGGACCAGGTCTGAGCACCCCCCACAAGTAACCATTCTTCACCAGCCTTTCTGGGCCAATGAAGGCTCCATTCTGGAGGGTTCTTTCAAGCTTCTCATATACTTAGTTCCTTGTAGGCATGGACTTGGCTCAGGAATATTTTTCACCCAGGAAGAAACTTTAACCTTGCCACAGAGTCCCAGGTTTGGGAGCTGTAGGTGTTCTTGGGAATCGTTTAATCCATGCCTCTCTATTCACAGAAGAGAAGGCTACAAACCAGAGATGGTTCACTTCCAGGTTTGTCTGGATCCTCCAGCTGCATGGGAcccagaacccaggtctccagaCATTCAGGCCAATGCTCTTTCCACTACTCTGTGGCCCTCCCAGGAACCTTACCTGGGACCTAATTGGGCCATAGGCCCAAAGGTCACAGCCTCAGGACATACCCAGAATTCCTCGACCAGCTTGGAGACGCTCTAGAAAATTACACCTGTTTCCCTAAGATGTGGGGAAGCCTGAAGGCAGATGATAAATGGCCTTGGTTTTGTCAGGGTAACAACATCCTGCCCTACCAGGTGTCAAGGCAGGTGCAGTATAGTGCCATCCCATGCAGTACCCCCAGGGAGTGGTTAAAGGAGAGccttcccacttcacagatggaaACACTGAGGTCCTGGAGGCCACACCTTGCCCAGGTGTCACAGGGACCACTACAGAGCCAGGAATTCACTCAATTCCACTACCACTCTCAAGGTGGGCCCACCACCGGGGGGCGCAAGGGGCCCTGCGGCACCACATCCTTCTAGCGAAGGGTGGGGAATTAATTTTTTCCCCAACCTTAGGAAGGGCCTCAAGTCGGATCCCTGCCCCGTCTCGCAGCAGTCCCAAGAgggtcctctccctgcccctacGCACCGGTCCTGGGCCAGGTCCAGCTCCTTGGTGAGAAACTCGAAGAGGCGGGCACTGTGGCCGCGGTTCTCCTCGGCCGTGCCCACCACACCGATGGAGGAGACGAGCAGCTGCGCGCCGGGCTCCGCCGAGCCGTTCATCGCCATGGCCAGGCCGGGCCGCACCGTCACGTTCACGCGCTGCGGTGACACGAAAGTTTCGCCTGAGGCCAGTGTAGGCCGGGATGGTGCTGAGGACCGGGTAGCGCGGAGTGGGAGAGCGCAGGCCCCGCGGGATCAGGGCCGGGGGCACGGGCCGGGGTCCTTGCAGGTCACGTCGGGGTCATGGCTGGGCAAGGCGACAGGAGCAGACGTGGCGGGTGGGGCCGCGGGGTCTTGGAGAGCGGGAGGTCAGACTTGGCGGGAGGCGGGCGCGGAAGAGTCAGGGTCGCGGTGGGGAAGCCGAAGCGCGGACAGAGCCCGACCCCATCCACCAACCTCCTCCCTCTCCGTGCTCCCCTGGGCATACTCACGTCCTCAGGCTTGCCCAGGATGGCGGCAGTGGCCGCGCAGAGCCGCTTCTCTAGTCCCGCGGGCACACGGCCGGCGGGCAAGTTCGTGTCCAGCTCAACGAACGGCATTTCTAGCGGGAAGGCGCGCGAAAGGCCGCCAGGGAGAAAGAAAGCACGGAATCCAGGTGGGTGATCTCCAGGGCAGGGCTGTAGGGAGCGGGGGAGGCGGGGCGCCGCGGAAACCCGCTCCTCATTGGCTGGGCAGGTACACAGCGCCCCCCGATTGGCTGCCTAGACTACACCCCCCGGCTTCGGCCGACAGTCTCCGCGTGCTACGGCGCTGATTTCCGGAAGTGCTGTAGCCCGGCCGGCTCCGAGTAACCCCACCCCCAAGGAGACATTGGCCGCTCCAGGCCCCGCCCACACgacaggccccgcccccgccccagccaCACTGGCCGAGGTTTCCGGTCTCCTGCCGCTTTCGGGCGCTGCTGCGGTCTTCTGCTTCTTAGCCAATATTTAGATGGAGGTCTGAACacccccccccaaacacacacacctgtaGGAGCCTTCCCCAGGCTCCACCCTAAAAACGTTACGTCGTCACGGaggcttaaaattatttttaaatgggttgCCTCCAAGTCAAGCAACTTCACGCTCCATGTGTGAATCTGCGCTTCTCTTGATCAGGTCACCTGGTGATACATGTGGGCTCGAGTGGGACTGGGCAGAGACCCTCGGGCTCCCTGCATCCCTACCTGGCCCCCAAAGACATCTACCTTTGTGGCCTCTTGTGCCTGTGCCAACCTTACCTCACGGTGAAGGACAGCCCACCGGGGGGTGAGAGCCACCAAGTCCCAGTAGAATTACCAGCAATGTTTACAGGACCCTATGTTTTTATAGGTGAAACAAAAGTTGTTATTTAAAATGTGGaagtcggacttccctggtggtgcagtggtttagaatccacctgccaatgcaggggacacaggttcgagccctagtccgggaagatcccacatgccacggagcaactaagcccgtgcactcaactactgagcctgcgctctagagcccatgagccacaactactgaagcccatgtgcctacagcccatgctccgcaacaagagaagccaccacgatgagaagcccgtgcaccacaacgaggagtagcccccactcaccacaactagagaaagcctgcgc harbors:
- the LOC132436540 gene encoding D-dopachrome decarboxylase, which translates into the protein MPFVELDTNLPAGRVPAGLEKRLCAATAAILGKPEDRVNVTVRPGLAMAMNGSAEPGAQLLVSSIGVVGTAEENRGHSARLFEFLTKELDLAQDRIIIRFLPLEPWQIGKKGTVMTFL